A window of Sulfurimonas gotlandica GD1 contains these coding sequences:
- a CDS encoding competence/damage-inducible protein A produces MNFYALIIGTEILNARREDKHFKFVRDELQKYGYELFATFIVKDDVKLMKSCYELIKKDKNSILFSFGGIGSTPDDLTREIASEIFTKKPVVRHKVFEQDIIDRFAEKAYPHRVHMADLPHGSELLFNPVNNMSGFSLENRFFFVPGFPEMAHPMINSVISKLCSLRLEKFRLTLLAQTSEETLISQMQLLPKHIELSSLPLFKDGKANVELSISGYDEEEVQKHFEKFIQELESKNILYKLLTI; encoded by the coding sequence ATGAATTTCTATGCTTTAATTATCGGGACAGAAATTTTAAATGCTAGAAGAGAAGACAAGCACTTTAAATTTGTTCGCGATGAACTTCAAAAGTATGGGTATGAGCTTTTCGCAACATTTATTGTAAAAGATGATGTAAAGTTAATGAAGAGCTGTTATGAACTAATTAAAAAAGATAAAAACTCCATACTTTTCTCGTTTGGAGGGATAGGTTCAACACCAGATGATTTAACCAGAGAGATAGCATCTGAGATATTTACAAAAAAACCGGTAGTTCGTCATAAAGTATTTGAGCAAGACATTATTGATAGATTTGCAGAAAAAGCCTACCCTCACAGAGTTCATATGGCAGATTTACCTCATGGATCAGAACTACTATTTAATCCTGTAAACAATATGTCAGGCTTCTCTTTGGAGAACAGGTTTTTCTTTGTTCCTGGTTTTCCTGAAATGGCTCATCCTATGATAAACAGTGTGATAAGTAAACTATGTTCTTTACGATTAGAAAAATTCAGACTAACTCTTCTAGCGCAAACAAGCGAAGAGACTCTAATATCTCAGATGCAACTTCTTCCAAAGCATATAGAACTCTCATCTCTGCCTCTTTTTAAAGATGGTAAAGCTAATGTTGAACTATCAATTAGTGGTTACGATGAAGAAGAAGTACAAAAACACTTTGAAAAGTTCATACAAGAGCTTGAAAGTAAAAATATTCTTTACAAGCTATTAACTATTTAG